The proteins below are encoded in one region of Juglans microcarpa x Juglans regia isolate MS1-56 chromosome 4D, Jm3101_v1.0, whole genome shotgun sequence:
- the LOC121259624 gene encoding serine/threonine-protein kinase ZRK1-like codes for MAGKGKRERERAYLEDGSRVLETLVAACNGRPIPIRSFSIEEITLATDNKNSGPALPWDTWHMGSLKGREISVKKYAKRNQVLTDMAISAKMRAHKNVLMLIGCCLETPIPLLVFESTQNGTLADRIYAYDYVGTPLQRQPTGWQSRLNIVRDIAHAIAYLHHAFSKPIIHRDINLRNIIFDQHDIPKLSGFSLSIPIPENETRV; via the coding sequence ATGGCCggaaagggaaagagagagagagagagagcgtatCTAGAGGATGGAAGCAGGGTATTGGAGACGCTGGTTGCCGCTTGTAATGGCAGGCCTATTCCCATACGTAGCTTCTCCATTGAAGAGATTACGTTGGCAACTGATAACAAAAATTCAGGTCCTGCTCTGCCATGGGATACATGGCATATGGGTTCTCTTAAAGGTAGAGAGATTTCTGTGAAGAAGTATGCTAAACGGAACCAAGTCCTTACTGATATGGCTATTTCTGCAAAGATGAGGGCGCACAAGAATGTCTTAATGCTAATAGGTTGCTGTCTCGAGACTCCAATTCCTCTTTTAGTATTCGAATCGACTCAGAATGGAACTCTTGCTGATCGGATTTATGCCTATGATTATGTCGGAACTCCACTGCAACGACAACCCACAGGGTGGCAGAGCAGGTTAAACATTGTAAGGGATATTGCTCATGCAATCGCATATCTTCATCATGCGTTTTCCAAACCCATCATCCATAGAGACATAAACCTTCGAAATATCATCTTCGACCAACATGATATTCCCAAACTATCTGGATTTTCACTTTCCATACCAATCCCAGAGAATGAAACTCGAGTATAA